One window of Nocardia nova SH22a genomic DNA carries:
- a CDS encoding Re/Si-specific NAD(P)(+) transhydrogenase subunit alpha: MVTRVGVVRETDAGERRVALVPKIIPSLVKQGVQVVVEAGAGAGALIPDEAYVEAGASIGDPWEAEVVVKVAPPSDAEIAKLSKGQTLIGFLAPRNADNKIGALEDAGVRAFAVEAIPRISRAQVMDALSSQANVSGYKAVLLAASESTRFFPMLTTAAGTVKPATVLVLGVGVAGLQALATAKRLGGRTTGYDVRPEVADQVRSVGAQWLDLGIDAAGEGGYARELTEDEKAQQQQALEDAIKGFDVVVTTALVPGRPAPRLVTAAAVEGMKPGSVIVDLAGETGGNCELTEPGETVVKHDVTICSPLNLPATMPEHASELYSKNIAALLELMLTDGKLDPDFTDQVLADSCVTRRDEK, encoded by the coding sequence GTGGTGACGCGTGTCGGTGTGGTTCGTGAGACCGATGCCGGTGAACGTCGCGTCGCGTTGGTGCCGAAGATCATCCCGAGCCTGGTGAAGCAGGGTGTGCAGGTTGTGGTGGAGGCCGGTGCCGGTGCGGGCGCGCTGATTCCCGATGAGGCGTATGTGGAGGCGGGTGCGTCGATCGGTGATCCGTGGGAGGCCGAGGTGGTGGTGAAGGTGGCCCCGCCCTCGGATGCGGAGATCGCGAAGCTGTCGAAGGGACAGACTCTGATCGGGTTCCTGGCACCGCGTAACGCGGACAACAAGATCGGTGCGCTCGAGGACGCCGGGGTGCGGGCGTTCGCGGTGGAGGCGATTCCGCGTATCTCGCGTGCGCAGGTGATGGATGCGTTGTCCTCGCAGGCGAATGTGTCCGGTTACAAGGCGGTGTTGCTGGCGGCATCGGAATCGACGCGGTTCTTCCCCATGCTGACCACCGCGGCCGGGACGGTGAAACCGGCGACGGTGTTGGTGCTCGGTGTGGGGGTGGCCGGTTTGCAGGCGTTGGCGACCGCGAAGCGCCTCGGTGGCCGCACCACTGGTTACGACGTGCGGCCCGAAGTGGCCGACCAGGTGCGGTCGGTGGGGGCGCAGTGGCTGGATCTGGGGATCGACGCCGCGGGTGAGGGCGGGTATGCGCGTGAGCTGACCGAGGACGAAAAGGCCCAGCAGCAGCAGGCTTTGGAGGACGCGATCAAGGGCTTCGACGTGGTGGTCACGACCGCGTTGGTGCCGGGGCGTCCCGCGCCGCGGTTGGTGACGGCTGCGGCGGTGGAGGGGATGAAGCCGGGCAGTGTGATCGTGGATCTGGCGGGGGAGACCGGCGGTAACTGTGAGCTGACCGAACCGGGCGAGACCGTGGTCAAGCACGATGTGACGATTTGTTCGCCGTTGAATCTGCCCGCGACGATGCCTGAGCATGCGTCGGAGTTGTATTCGAAGAATATCGCGGCGTTGCTGGAGTTGATGTTGACCGACGGGAAACTCGATCCCGACTTCACCGATCAGGTGCTGGCCGATTCCTGTGTCACGCGGCGAGACGAGAAGTAG
- a CDS encoding MFS transporter, which translates to MDISQPDDTAQSTSWGGSIHRSDHRRRRPRPLGVRWARRPDSPDRGVFIGPVLVLATLVSSIISSFGAPLIPTVARDFHQSLSTAQWSLTVALLVGAVSSPVLGRLGDGPRRRATLLGGLAVVTAGGVVAAVAGDLAMLLVGRGLQGVGLGLAPLAMATARDELPRAQVPSMIALLSVSAGAGLGAGYPISGLIAGAWGLAGAYWFGAIVSGVALICVAVVVPSGAGRGAPDRLDWAGAALLAAALVTTLVAVAEGTAWGWGSPIVIGLLATGTVLFAVWAAHQLRAENPLVQLRLLRHPAVLAGDVCAMVLGVAMYMVLSGVTEFVQSPRSGGFGFSASAVVAGLVLIPLSFFMLISSRTLPILLARSGIRAVLTLGCLVSALGCGFFAVFHGALWQAFVMTGVLGVGLGTTFAAIPGVIVQAIPARETGSAMGFYQVVRFAGYSTGSALTATVLAAHVTGNGGPAVGGYVMVLWISCGICLAAAALCWFLPTRSPGRSGAAPVV; encoded by the coding sequence ATGGACATCAGTCAGCCCGACGACACCGCGCAGTCGACATCGTGGGGCGGTTCCATTCATCGTTCGGATCACCGACGGCGGCGTCCGCGACCACTCGGAGTTCGCTGGGCGCGCCGCCCGGACTCTCCGGACCGGGGTGTGTTCATCGGTCCGGTGCTGGTGCTGGCCACGCTGGTCTCCAGCATCATCAGCTCGTTCGGCGCTCCGCTCATCCCCACCGTCGCCCGGGATTTTCACCAGTCGCTGAGTACGGCGCAGTGGTCGCTGACGGTGGCGCTGCTCGTCGGGGCGGTGAGTTCGCCCGTGCTGGGCCGACTCGGTGACGGTCCGCGGCGGCGAGCGACGCTGCTCGGCGGGTTGGCCGTGGTCACGGCAGGTGGTGTGGTGGCCGCTGTGGCGGGCGATCTGGCGATGTTGCTCGTCGGCCGTGGACTGCAGGGCGTCGGGCTCGGGCTGGCGCCGTTGGCGATGGCCACCGCCCGCGACGAACTGCCTCGGGCCCAGGTGCCGTCGATGATCGCGCTGCTGTCGGTCTCGGCGGGGGCCGGTCTCGGCGCCGGTTATCCGATCAGCGGATTGATCGCCGGGGCATGGGGATTGGCCGGTGCGTACTGGTTCGGCGCGATCGTGTCCGGTGTCGCGTTGATCTGTGTCGCCGTGGTCGTGCCGTCGGGCGCGGGGCGGGGCGCTCCCGACCGGCTCGATTGGGCCGGGGCGGCGCTGCTCGCGGCGGCACTGGTCACCACGCTGGTGGCGGTGGCGGAGGGGACCGCGTGGGGCTGGGGTTCTCCGATCGTGATCGGCCTGTTGGCCACCGGGACAGTGCTTTTCGCGGTGTGGGCAGCGCACCAGCTCAGGGCCGAGAACCCACTGGTGCAACTGCGTCTGCTCCGTCATCCCGCCGTGCTCGCCGGAGATGTCTGCGCCATGGTGCTCGGTGTCGCGATGTACATGGTGCTTTCGGGGGTGACGGAGTTCGTGCAATCCCCGCGCTCGGGCGGATTCGGATTCTCCGCCTCGGCCGTCGTGGCGGGCCTCGTCCTGATCCCCCTGTCCTTCTTCATGCTGATCAGCTCCCGAACCCTGCCAATCCTGCTGGCACGCTCGGGAATTCGGGCGGTGCTGACGCTCGGTTGCCTCGTGTCCGCACTGGGCTGCGGATTCTTCGCCGTCTTCCACGGCGCCCTGTGGCAGGCCTTCGTCATGACCGGTGTCCTGGGTGTGGGTCTGGGTACCACCTTCGCCGCGATTCCCGGTGTGATCGTGCAGGCGATCCCCGCCCGGGAGACGGGCAGTGCCATGGGCTTCTATCAGGTGGTCCGCTTCGCCGGTTACTCCACGGGCAGCGCACTCACCGCGACCGTCCTGGCCGCTCACGTCACCGGCAACGGCGGGCCCGCGGTGGGCGGCTACGTCATGGTGTTGTGGATCTCCTGCGGGATCTGCCTCGCTGCCGCCGCTCTCTGCTGGTTCCTGCCCACCCGATCGCCCGGCCGATCGGGAGCCGCGCCGGTCGTCTGA
- a CDS encoding MarR family winged helix-turn-helix transcriptional regulator: MEDSELARDLEQALGQLLLRRNRRSLYDAVLEAAPTGVDRQTYRVLSGLARLGPQSAARLADEVGIDRSGASRYADRLESAGLLERSPDPSDGRATLLTLTPAGLDAVAVLRDALTRHLATRIADWPAGQAQALIDGIRLLVDAPPD, translated from the coding sequence GTGGAGGATTCGGAATTGGCACGCGATCTGGAACAAGCGCTGGGACAGCTACTGCTGCGGCGCAATCGGCGTTCGCTCTACGACGCGGTTCTCGAGGCCGCGCCGACGGGCGTCGACCGTCAGACCTACCGGGTGCTGAGCGGTCTGGCCAGGCTCGGCCCGCAATCGGCGGCGCGCTTGGCCGACGAGGTCGGCATCGACCGATCGGGCGCGAGCCGCTACGCCGACCGCCTCGAAAGCGCGGGCCTGCTCGAGCGCAGCCCCGACCCCTCCGACGGCCGAGCCACCCTCCTGACACTGACCCCCGCGGGACTCGACGCGGTCGCCGTACTCCGCGACGCACTCACCAGGCACCTCGCGACCCGGATCGCCGACTGGCCCGCAGGCCAGGCCCAGGCACTGATCGACGGCATCCGCCTCCTGGTCGACGCACCCCCGGATTGA
- a CDS encoding AAA family ATPase, with amino-acid sequence MLLWINGPFGGGKTQTVFELHRRLPGSVVCDPERVGFGLHRMMPPSLRGDFQDFPAWRQGVFEVLDQVLREHDGVVIAPMTVVEPQYFAETVGRLRSAGHDVRHFALLAERETVLHRLHDRGLGIAPLFRSVGQGDLLLRREQFAVDKLDHCLTQLTEPEFAEHIWTDTTTVTAVADRIADTSGLRLAPNTDGRARGRLRRMVVTLRHARW; translated from the coding sequence ATGCTGCTGTGGATCAACGGGCCCTTCGGTGGCGGTAAGACTCAGACCGTGTTCGAGCTGCACCGGCGTCTGCCCGGCAGTGTCGTGTGCGATCCGGAACGGGTGGGATTCGGGCTGCACCGCATGATGCCGCCGTCCCTGCGAGGCGACTTCCAAGACTTTCCCGCCTGGCGGCAGGGCGTATTCGAGGTCCTCGACCAGGTCCTGCGCGAGCACGACGGTGTGGTGATCGCACCGATGACCGTCGTCGAACCGCAGTACTTCGCCGAGACGGTGGGACGGTTGCGGTCGGCGGGACACGACGTGCGCCATTTCGCCTTACTGGCCGAGCGCGAGACGGTCCTGCACCGCCTTCACGATCGCGGACTCGGTATCGCGCCCCTCTTCCGTTCCGTCGGCCAGGGCGATCTACTACTGCGCCGAGAACAGTTCGCGGTGGACAAACTCGACCACTGCCTCACCCAGTTGACCGAACCCGAATTCGCCGAACACATTTGGACCGACACAACCACCGTGACGGCGGTGGCCGACCGCATCGCCGACACATCCGGGCTGCGGCTGGCTCCCAACACCGACGGCCGTGCGCGCGGCAGGCTGCGCCGGATGGTGGTCACCCTCCGGCATGCCAGGTGGTGA
- a CDS encoding alpha/beta fold hydrolase: MADITESVRPAWVDDALFPFESRFVEIDGHTVHYVDEGEGPVLLFLHGNPTWSFLWRDVISALREDFRCIALDYPGFGLSTPKPGYRYLPEEHADVVTAFVDALGLTGVTLVGQDWGGPIGLAAAQRRPGVFDRLVLANTWAWPVNGVLHYEFFSRLGGGPGARFLVRRFNLLVNTFIPTGHGRRKPTDAEMTHYRRALDTSDRRQASAVLPSRILASRSFFTEVEAGLTDLAHLPALIIWGDADIAFRRQDRERLETTFPDHETVILEGAGTYTESDAPEEFVTAFRDWATRQSGGASRA; this comes from the coding sequence ATGGCCGACATCACCGAGAGTGTGCGACCCGCCTGGGTCGATGACGCTCTGTTCCCGTTCGAGAGCCGCTTCGTCGAAATCGACGGGCACACCGTGCACTACGTCGACGAGGGGGAGGGGCCGGTGTTGTTGTTCCTGCACGGAAATCCGACCTGGTCGTTCCTCTGGCGCGACGTGATCAGCGCGCTGCGCGAGGACTTCCGGTGCATCGCCCTCGACTATCCCGGCTTCGGGCTCTCGACGCCGAAGCCCGGCTACCGCTACCTGCCCGAGGAGCACGCGGACGTGGTCACCGCCTTCGTCGACGCCCTGGGGCTCACCGGTGTCACGCTGGTCGGGCAGGACTGGGGCGGCCCGATCGGCCTGGCCGCCGCGCAACGGCGCCCGGGCGTCTTCGATCGGCTGGTGCTCGCCAACACGTGGGCGTGGCCGGTCAACGGCGTCCTGCACTACGAGTTCTTCTCGCGCCTGGGTGGCGGACCCGGGGCCCGTTTCCTGGTCCGGCGGTTCAATCTGCTCGTCAACACGTTCATCCCCACCGGCCACGGCAGGCGCAAGCCGACCGACGCCGAGATGACCCACTACCGCCGGGCGCTGGACACGTCCGACCGCCGCCAGGCCTCCGCCGTACTCCCGAGCCGGATCCTCGCCAGCCGATCCTTCTTCACCGAGGTCGAGGCGGGCCTCACCGACCTGGCCCACCTGCCCGCCCTGATCATCTGGGGCGACGCCGACATCGCCTTCCGCCGCCAGGATCGCGAGCGCCTGGAAACAACCTTTCCCGACCACGAAACGGTGATCCTCGAGGGCGCCGGAACCTACACGGAGTCCGACGCGCCCGAGGAATTCGTCACCGCCTTCCGCGACTGGGCGACAAGGCAATCCGGAGGCGCGAGCCGCGCCTGA
- a CDS encoding winged helix-turn-helix transcriptional regulator, with product MRSYGQYCGLARSLEVVGDRWNLLIVRQLLIAPARYRDLIDGLPGIATNLLADRLRDLEAAGVIERRLAGSGTVVEYALTPWGAQLRQPIESLIRWSTPLMIRGPEGDAFRPEWLALAVPALLRARVEARLSATIGLEIGGPRFELRATHSGFEVTRHDGGDLDATVRADPAYLLGLAAGALPFDDARAFGLIEIDGDESVVRTVFAA from the coding sequence ATGCGTAGTTATGGCCAGTACTGCGGGCTCGCCCGGTCCCTCGAAGTGGTCGGCGATCGGTGGAATCTGCTCATCGTCCGCCAGCTGCTCATCGCCCCCGCCCGCTACCGGGACCTGATCGACGGTCTCCCCGGCATCGCGACCAATCTCCTCGCCGACCGGCTCCGCGACCTCGAGGCCGCGGGCGTGATCGAGCGGCGTTTGGCCGGTTCGGGCACTGTGGTCGAGTACGCGCTCACGCCGTGGGGCGCGCAATTGCGGCAACCGATCGAAAGCCTGATCCGCTGGTCCACCCCGCTGATGATCCGCGGTCCGGAGGGCGACGCCTTCCGCCCCGAATGGCTCGCCCTCGCGGTCCCCGCCCTGCTCCGCGCCCGGGTCGAGGCTCGCCTTTCCGCGACGATCGGCCTCGAGATCGGCGGTCCCCGCTTCGAGCTCCGCGCGACGCACTCGGGTTTCGAGGTCACGCGACACGACGGCGGCGACCTCGACGCCACCGTCCGCGCCGATCCCGCCTACCTCCTCGGCCTCGCCGCCGGAGCCCTCCCCTTCGATGACGCCCGCGCCTTCGGACTGATCGAGATCGACGGCGACGAATCCGTCGTCCGCACCGTCTTCGCCGCCTGA
- a CDS encoding TetR/AcrR family transcriptional regulator, with protein MRSRRDENAADTRRALVECAAKLFAANGFDHTSTDQIAAAARVTKGAVYHHFTNKRTLFQAALELVDARTVAAIAASSGAASTPWEATVDGLNAFLDRCLDPDYQQICFRDGPTALGFVQWWEHGERHVEGALEAALSALRGDGSIITADVDALSHVLYGALSAAALAITRAEDQRAARDAMGRTLIELLEGRRPRRHAPD; from the coding sequence ATGCGATCCCGGCGGGACGAGAATGCGGCGGACACCAGGCGGGCGCTCGTCGAGTGCGCGGCGAAGTTGTTCGCGGCCAACGGGTTCGACCACACCTCGACCGATCAGATCGCCGCGGCCGCCCGCGTCACCAAGGGCGCGGTCTATCACCACTTCACGAACAAGCGAACGCTGTTCCAGGCCGCGCTCGAGCTGGTCGACGCCCGGACCGTCGCGGCGATCGCCGCGAGTTCGGGTGCGGCGAGTACACCGTGGGAGGCCACCGTCGACGGGCTCAACGCCTTCCTGGATCGCTGCCTCGATCCCGACTACCAGCAGATCTGCTTCCGGGACGGCCCGACCGCACTCGGATTCGTGCAGTGGTGGGAACACGGCGAACGCCACGTCGAGGGCGCGCTCGAGGCGGCGTTGTCGGCTCTGCGCGGGGACGGTTCGATCATCACCGCCGACGTCGACGCCCTCTCCCACGTGCTGTACGGGGCGTTGTCGGCGGCCGCGCTGGCGATCACCCGTGCCGAGGACCAGCGCGCGGCCCGTGACGCGATGGGCCGCACGCTGATCGAATTGCTGGAAGGCCGGCGACCGCGCCGGCACGCACCGGACTGA
- a CDS encoding putative quinol monooxygenase — protein sequence MPVIVATITPKPDKFDEVAEVLTRLIPDVHNEDGCELYALHKTNDRFVFVEKWRDMAALGAHGGGPSMKALNEGLKGLVAGPPDIQILEAVPAGDPKQGAL from the coding sequence GTGCCTGTGATCGTTGCCACCATTACTCCGAAGCCCGACAAGTTCGACGAGGTGGCGGAGGTCCTCACCCGCCTCATCCCGGACGTCCACAACGAGGACGGCTGCGAGCTGTACGCCCTGCACAAGACCAACGACCGCTTCGTGTTCGTCGAGAAGTGGCGGGACATGGCGGCGCTGGGCGCACACGGCGGCGGACCGAGCATGAAAGCCTTGAACGAAGGTCTGAAGGGCCTGGTAGCCGGGCCGCCGGACATCCAGATCCTCGAGGCCGTCCCCGCGGGCGACCCGAAACAGGGCGCCCTCTAG
- a CDS encoding SDR family NAD(P)-dependent oxidoreductase, producing the protein MTATRTALITGASRGIGLGIAERLARQGYSLTITARDADQLATVADGLRAAGAGEVAVVAADMADGDGVGAVLAEHERRFGAMSALILNAGVGSAGPVAEASMRRFDKTFAVNLRAPLQLVQGALPLLRGAAAAEPARGAKVIALSSITGVYAEAGLAVYGAAKAALVSLFATLNAEESGNGVTATTIAPGYVDTDMSAWIHDRIPPQDMLTVGDVVEMVDSLLRLSSRAVVPNIVMSRAGTDGYRA; encoded by the coding sequence TTGACCGCGACGAGAACCGCGCTGATCACCGGCGCGTCCCGCGGGATCGGGCTGGGTATCGCGGAACGCCTTGCCCGGCAGGGGTATTCGCTCACCATCACCGCGCGCGACGCCGACCAGTTGGCGACGGTCGCCGACGGCCTGCGGGCGGCGGGTGCGGGCGAGGTGGCCGTGGTCGCGGCGGATATGGCGGACGGCGACGGTGTCGGCGCCGTCCTGGCCGAGCACGAGCGGCGTTTCGGCGCGATGTCGGCGTTGATCCTGAATGCCGGGGTCGGCTCGGCCGGACCCGTCGCCGAGGCGTCGATGCGCCGGTTCGACAAGACCTTCGCGGTGAATCTGCGCGCCCCACTGCAACTCGTGCAGGGCGCGCTGCCGCTGCTGCGCGGTGCCGCCGCGGCCGAACCCGCGCGGGGTGCGAAGGTGATCGCCCTGTCGTCGATCACCGGGGTGTACGCCGAGGCCGGTCTCGCGGTCTACGGCGCCGCCAAGGCAGCCCTGGTCTCACTGTTCGCGACCCTCAACGCGGAGGAGTCCGGCAACGGCGTCACCGCGACCACGATCGCCCCCGGCTACGTCGACACCGATATGAGCGCCTGGATCCACGACCGCATCCCGCCGCAGGACATGCTCACGGTGGGCGATGTGGTCGAGATGGTGGACTCGCTGCTGCGCCTGTCGTCGCGGGCTGTGGTTCCGAACATCGTCATGTCGCGGGCGGGAACCGACGGCTACCGCGCCTGA
- a CDS encoding phosphotransferase family protein, translated as MTGDAMTLPGMDVPALQRFLREQGVPVQGELRVELISGGRSNLTFAATDGVSKWVVRRPPVAGLTPSAHDMAREYTVTRALQDSAVPVARTVAFDAEGTALGAPATVVEFVDGAVVRGADELAAFTDEQVTASADALVRVLADLHAVDPEAVGLETFGRPAGFVARQVKLWASQWDRVKTRELEDVATLCAALAAQLPPEAPGAIVHGDFRIDNTIVDPADPARVRAVVDWELSTLGDPLTDVALMCVYRSSVFDLVLGTRAAWTSDRLPNADTLAQRYATASGRDLGNWGFYLALANLKLGVIAEGITHRALRGSGSGPDAVRAAESTPAFMAAGLRALKGDRS; from the coding sequence ATGACGGGAGACGCGATGACCCTGCCCGGTATGGATGTGCCCGCACTGCAACGGTTTCTGCGCGAGCAGGGCGTGCCGGTGCAGGGTGAGCTGCGGGTCGAACTGATCAGCGGCGGCCGGTCCAATCTGACCTTCGCCGCCACCGACGGGGTGTCCAAGTGGGTGGTCCGGCGTCCCCCGGTCGCGGGCCTCACGCCGTCGGCGCACGATATGGCCCGCGAATACACCGTCACCCGGGCGCTGCAGGATTCCGCGGTGCCGGTGGCGCGGACGGTGGCCTTCGATGCCGAGGGCACGGCACTCGGCGCCCCGGCGACGGTCGTCGAATTCGTCGACGGCGCGGTGGTGCGCGGCGCGGACGAGCTCGCGGCGTTCACCGACGAGCAGGTCACCGCCAGCGCCGACGCGCTGGTGCGTGTGCTGGCCGATCTGCACGCCGTCGACCCCGAGGCGGTGGGGCTCGAAACCTTCGGGCGCCCCGCGGGATTCGTCGCGCGGCAGGTGAAACTCTGGGCGTCGCAATGGGATCGGGTCAAGACCCGGGAACTCGAGGATGTCGCCACCTTGTGCGCGGCCCTGGCCGCGCAGTTGCCGCCGGAGGCGCCGGGCGCGATCGTGCACGGTGACTTCCGCATCGACAACACCATCGTCGATCCGGCCGATCCGGCGCGGGTGCGCGCGGTGGTCGACTGGGAATTGTCCACGCTCGGTGATCCGCTCACCGATGTGGCGCTGATGTGCGTGTACCGCTCGTCGGTGTTCGATCTGGTACTCGGCACGCGCGCCGCGTGGACCAGCGACCGGCTGCCGAACGCCGACACCCTCGCCCAGCGCTACGCCACGGCGTCGGGCCGGGACCTGGGCAACTGGGGCTTCTATCTCGCCCTCGCCAATCTGAAGCTCGGCGTGATCGCCGAGGGAATCACGCACCGTGCCCTGCGCGGATCCGGTTCCGGCCCCGACGCGGTACGCGCGGCCGAGTCGACACCGGCGTTCATGGCGGCCGGACTGCGTGCGCTGAAGGGAGACCGGAGTTGA
- a CDS encoding acyl-CoA dehydrogenase family protein: MAIDLSYPPEVRELAERTREFVRTTVLPVEDAHGGDIAAAGGDKIRIELQQAARDAGVFAPHAPVEFGGHGLGMSDRAPVFEEAGYSLFGPTALNIAAPDEGNVHMLAHIADPEQKQQYLDPLARGVVRSAFAMTEPAPGAGSDPSALTTRAVRAEGGWRINGHKWFITGADGAGFFIIMARTSGEPGERGGATMFLAPADTPGIRVERHIDTLDKSMIGGHCEVFFDDVLVPDSAVLGAVDRGFEYAQVRLGPARMTHVMRWLGAARRGHDVAVAHVAERQGFGSRLGDLGMIQKMIADNEIDIAATRALLTRACWELDLGEHAANSTSIAKTFAAEAIFRIVDRSVQMCGGLGVSGDLPLARLSREVRPFRIYDGPSEVHRWAIAKRAVGAARRAKREA, encoded by the coding sequence GTGGCGATCGACCTGTCCTATCCGCCCGAGGTCCGGGAGCTGGCCGAGCGCACCCGGGAGTTCGTGCGCACGACGGTGCTGCCGGTGGAGGACGCGCACGGCGGTGACATCGCCGCCGCGGGCGGTGACAAGATCCGGATCGAACTTCAGCAGGCGGCGCGCGACGCCGGTGTGTTCGCCCCGCACGCGCCGGTCGAATTCGGCGGGCACGGTCTCGGCATGTCCGATCGCGCGCCGGTCTTCGAGGAGGCCGGATACTCGCTGTTCGGTCCGACCGCGCTGAACATCGCCGCTCCCGACGAGGGCAATGTGCACATGCTGGCCCACATCGCGGACCCGGAACAGAAGCAGCAGTACCTGGACCCGCTCGCCCGCGGCGTCGTGCGCTCGGCGTTCGCGATGACCGAACCGGCGCCGGGCGCGGGTTCGGACCCCTCCGCCCTGACCACCCGTGCGGTGCGGGCCGAGGGCGGCTGGCGCATCAACGGGCACAAGTGGTTCATCACCGGCGCCGACGGAGCGGGGTTCTTCATCATCATGGCCCGCACCTCCGGTGAACCCGGTGAGCGCGGCGGTGCGACGATGTTCCTCGCCCCGGCCGATACGCCCGGAATCCGGGTCGAGCGCCATATCGACACCCTCGACAAGTCGATGATCGGCGGGCACTGCGAGGTGTTCTTCGACGATGTGCTGGTTCCGGATTCGGCGGTTCTGGGCGCGGTCGATCGCGGATTCGAATACGCGCAGGTGCGATTGGGCCCGGCGCGGATGACCCACGTGATGCGCTGGCTCGGCGCGGCCCGCCGCGGGCACGACGTCGCGGTGGCGCATGTCGCCGAACGGCAGGGATTCGGTTCGCGGCTCGGCGATCTGGGCATGATCCAGAAGATGATCGCCGACAACGAGATCGACATCGCCGCCACCCGGGCGCTGCTGACCCGCGCCTGCTGGGAACTCGATCTCGGCGAGCACGCCGCCAACTCCACCTCGATCGCGAAAACCTTTGCCGCCGAGGCGATCTTCCGCATCGTCGACCGCAGTGTGCAGATGTGCGGCGGTCTCGGCGTGTCCGGCGATCTGCCGCTGGCACGGCTGTCGCGGGAGGTGCGGCCGTTCCGGATCTACGACGGACCCTCCGAGGTGCACCGGTGGGCGATCGCCAAACGCGCGGTCGGCGCCGCCCGGCGCGCGAAGCGGGAAGCCTGA
- a CDS encoding TetR family transcriptional regulator — translation MTSSDHAEIGARLRRARTAAGLSLRDTAGRLGVSPATLSAVENGKTAISVARLLVAAETLGTTASWLIGEQPERPPRGPRTPPPDRTHDWREFPPLALDPVLSAAIDSFVETGYHGATMRSIAERAGMSVPGVYHHYRDKQELLVRALDLTMDELHWRVPAARAQGATAAHRLAHTVEALALFHTHRRELAFIGASEMRSLTPANRRRIAASRNEIQYLLDDAIDAALTESGLPHADARTAGRAVATMCTALPQWFRLDGPTSPEHIATSYAEFALRLLGLPEVQDSVA, via the coding sequence GTGACTTCATCGGACCATGCCGAGATCGGCGCCAGGCTCCGGCGTGCCCGCACCGCGGCGGGGCTCTCACTGCGCGACACCGCCGGACGTCTCGGCGTCAGTCCCGCGACACTCAGCGCCGTCGAGAACGGCAAGACCGCGATCTCGGTTGCCCGGCTGCTCGTCGCCGCCGAGACACTGGGCACAACGGCGTCCTGGCTCATCGGTGAACAGCCCGAGCGGCCACCGCGCGGGCCGCGCACGCCACCGCCCGACCGCACACACGACTGGCGCGAATTTCCGCCGCTGGCCCTGGATCCCGTGCTGTCGGCGGCGATCGACTCGTTCGTCGAGACCGGCTATCACGGCGCCACCATGCGCTCGATCGCCGAGCGGGCCGGAATGAGTGTGCCGGGGGTCTACCACCACTATCGCGACAAACAGGAACTACTCGTCCGCGCCCTCGATCTGACCATGGACGAACTGCACTGGCGCGTTCCGGCGGCACGCGCCCAGGGCGCCACCGCCGCGCACCGGCTCGCCCACACCGTGGAGGCGCTGGCGCTGTTCCACACCCACCGCCGCGAACTCGCGTTCATCGGCGCCAGCGAGATGCGCAGCCTCACCCCGGCCAATCGGCGGCGGATCGCCGCGTCGCGCAACGAGATTCAATATCTGCTCGACGACGCCATCGACGCGGCCCTCACCGAATCGGGCCTGCCGCACGCCGACGCGCGCACCGCCGGGCGGGCGGTCGCGACGATGTGTACCGCACTGCCGCAATGGTTCCGGCTCGACGGTCCCACCTCACCCGAGCACATCGCCACCAGCTACGCCGAATTCGCCCTGCGCCTGCTCGGACTGCCGGAGGTTCAGGACAGCGTGGCGTAG
- a CDS encoding LuxR C-terminal-related transcriptional regulator: MSETLPPLAAAPIGARNRAAASMPPLSAREVEVLLAWILSDTKAEVSRQLYISPGTVNTHIARIREKYSRAGRAAPTKAALLARALQDGHIGLDEI, encoded by the coding sequence GTGTCCGAAACCTTGCCGCCGCTGGCGGCCGCCCCGATCGGCGCCCGGAACCGGGCGGCGGCCTCGATGCCGCCGCTCAGTGCCCGGGAAGTGGAAGTGCTGCTGGCCTGGATTCTCAGCGATACCAAGGCGGAGGTATCCCGGCAGCTCTACATCTCGCCAGGGACGGTCAATACCCACATCGCCCGGATCCGCGAGAAGTACAGCCGGGCGGGCCGCGCCGCGCCCACCAAGGCGGCGCTGCTGGCGCGGGCGCTCCAGGACGGGCATATCGGGCTCGACGAGATCTGA